A region from the Lytechinus variegatus isolate NC3 chromosome 6, Lvar_3.0, whole genome shotgun sequence genome encodes:
- the LOC121416681 gene encoding uncharacterized protein LOC121416681 — protein MATNFTPDQQCEGKECHSITDVTYYVEEKKRLCDDCASKERCIARVKRGVPNIYCEEHDEKVKLYCKGHGKALCAFCALDHLDPCVRQNMDVAIGDLQAKLTSMKEKARDKLIEGRLYEDEIDQCTKDTDTHLQALKDEVNSIIKEAINLDKVKEKMEAAKINQDFDHQNQVLEEEIMKINEKIRKNNEEREKQLELIHTNAQIRQRHMDNKKIGLHRDIDNIVKEKDRKFTELMKSLQDNTKTIDNAIQTIDTVLEDDKIIVKDGHSVNISVSDKLKKPLYNNDVKQITDRISGVRFMKGVGREKYDGRIGGYDGEWTLSDTINVKDKIKLPRIVGCIDECNVIITNRVSSSLHTYMLDMNTKHIQRVITGTDTSCVFSCALLNDDKIVCGRWCKGCTGGSLTGCISVYDRQWMRINDVTIPRNTTRNITLVYVAVDRDGMIIAAEWNQSKIYVINPADSKIVNTITCKQKVLMRGVLSSGHIIAQPNPRGKRVLIIDRQGGQREIPHSDVIFNISVDPITDDLYVLILDYEGKTCAIDQVISGNEVKERRVTSFPLSTRLSDEDTRLFYHIYSRVMISSSGKIIACDGDSILVFEKRLTL, from the coding sequence ATGGCAACTAACTTCACCCCAGACCAACAATGTGAAGGAAAGGAGTGTCATTCAATCACAGATGTGACGTACTAcgtggaggagaagaagagactCTGTGATGACTGCGCCTCTAAAGAAAGATGCATCGCAAGAGTTAAAAGAGGTGtaccaaatatttattgtgaagaacatgatgaaaaggtaaaattatattgtaagGGTCATGGTAAAGCATTATGTGCTTTTTGTGCATTAGATCATTTAGACCCCTGTGTGCGACAAAATATGGATGTCGCAATTGGAGACCTTCAAGCAAAACTTACAAGTATGAAAGAAAAGGCAAGGGACAAATTAATAGAAGGTCGTCtttatgaagatgaaattgacCAATGCACGAAAGACACAGACACCCATCTACAAGCTTTGAAAGATGAAGTTAATTCCATAATCAAGGAGGCGATCAACTTAGATAAAGTCAAGGAGAAGATGGAGGCTGCCAAAATCAACCAAGATTTTGATCATCAGAATCAAGTACTTGAAGAAGAGATTATGAAGATTAATGAGAAGATTCGAAAGAacaatgaagagagagaaaaacaacTTGAATTAATCCATACAAATGCACAGATTAGACAAAGACACATGGACAATAAGAAGATTGGTCTTCATAGAGACATTGATAACATTGTTAAAGAGAAGGATAGGAAATTCACAGAGTTGATGAAATCATTGCAGGATAACACAAAAACAATAGATAATGCAATACAGACCATAGATACAGTACTAGAAGACGATAAAATCATTGTTAAAGACGGTCATAGTGTGAATATATCAGTGAGTGATAAACTAAAGAAACcactttataataatgatgtgaAACAAATCACTGATAGAATATCAGGTGTTAGGTTTATGAAGGGTGTTGGGAGAGAGAAGTATGATGGTAGGATTGGTGGGTATGATGGCGAGTGGACGCTTAGTGATACAATCAATGTCAAAGATAAAATCAAACTCCCACGTATTGTGGGCTGcatagatgaatgtaatgtgATCATCACTAACAGAGTCTCAAGTAGCCTGCATACATACATGTTAGATATGAACACTAAACACATCCAGAGAGTGATTACAGGTACTGATACATCATGTGTTTTCTCCTGTGCTttactgaatgatgacaagatAGTATGTGGTAGATGGTGTAAAGGCTGTACAGGAGGCAGTTTGACTGGATGCATCAGTGTGTATGACAGACAATGGATGCGcatcaatgacgtcacaataccaaGAAACACAACGCGCAATATTACATTGGTGTATGTAGCTGTTGACCGTGATGGGATGATCATCGCTGCTGAGTGGAATCAGTCTAAGATATACGTCATCAACCCAGCTGATAGTAAGATCGTGAATACCATCACATGTAAACAGAAAGTACTGATGCGAGGTGTGCTATCATCAGGTCACATCATCGCTCAACCTAACCCTCGTGGTAAGAGAGTACTAATCATAGACAGACAGGGTGGTCAAAGGGAAATCCCTCACAGTGATGTCATCTTTAATATCAGTGTTGATCCTATAACAGACGACCTCTACGTTTTGATATTAGATTATGAGGGCAAGACGTGTGCGATTGATCAGGTGATCAGTGGGAATGAAGTGAAGGAGAGAAGAGTGACGTCATTCCCTCTATCAACTAGACTATCTGATGAGGATACAAGGCTTTTTTACCATATCTACTCTCGTGTAATGATCTCATCATCAGGCAAGATAATTGCTTGTGATGGAGATAGTATTCTCGTATTCGAAAAGAGACTCACATTATAA
- the LOC121417894 gene encoding uncharacterized protein LOC121417894: MDPEKYLRVGQALGFSGKELQDYVEKEQKDAQREARGERAELLELKRQEKEILELQLELAKAKQDGTSDPGGQSSSNRSSARTPKLPAFNDGKDDIDAYLHRFERYAIGQGWKKEDWAMNLSALLSGKALDVYSRLPDRDASDFDELKAALLQRYDYTAEGFRNKLFTSKPEAGETGHQYAARIGKYFDRWIKLAGIKENFVELRDLIIKGQFVDSCSKELSLFLRERQPSDLETTAELTEQYLTARGGMFTQSGSRQIRNQDRFVKKPEDNQDHITLQCGHSLPIVSAACNSKVNIDKRMPVTKGIVGNKQVSVLRDSGCSSAVIRQSLVLPEQMTGKETTCILIDGTVRKVPVARIHVDTPYLVKTIDVLCMKNTLYDLILGNVQDILPPDHPDLNWTPTTQANAVQTRNQVKNEGKPLRPLKVPKPLQDVVTPEKLKDAQQTDESLRRARELADSQQEKTNNRNATSSYYYRDGILFRKFHSPNVEHDSVFHQVVVPKSLRTRVMRLAHETLFGGHQGAKKTTDKILTNFFWPGITSDVTRYCQSCDVCQRTLPKGKVSRVPLGTMPLIEIPFQRIAVDIVGPIQPMTERRNRYILTIVDYATRYPEAIPLPSIEAERVAEALVSVFTRVGIPSEMLTDQGSQFTSEVMNHISRLLSIKQITTSPYHPIANGLVDRFNGTLKQMLKRMCAERPSDWDRYVEPLLFAIRESPQESFGFSPFELLYGRKVRGPMAILKELWTGNVDVAETKTTYEYVLELRNRLEETCQEAHRSLQKSATRYKKQYDKKSKVRSFVPGDKVLLLLPTDRSKLLLQWKGPFNVIAKIGASDYRIDLNGKTKVFHINLLKKYNVRQDEVSSLSHPLMTLTEPEIVATAVIECEEDTTETSLSNKALLQPFPLDSQETVADVTINQDLTSTQRKEINQILTEFQDTLTDLPGQTTLGHHDIKLTEDEPRRSKPYPIPHALRQTVKDEVQKMLALGVIEPSNSPFASPIVLVKKPDGSNRFCVDYRRLNQITVFDAEPIPDQEELFTKLSHARYFTKLDLSKGYWQVPMSESAKHLTAFLTPDGLFQFTMMPFGLVNAPATFSRLMRKALEGLHGTINYIDDILIYSSTWSEHVQALKELFQRLRAANLTAKPSKCHVAQEQVEFLGHVIGKGELAPRPQKVTAINEISKPQTKKQLRSFLGTTNYYRKFIPNYSAIAAPLTDKLKNSERNQVIWGENEEQAFHTLKSKLSNFPILRLPDLTKKFVLRTDASDNGIGAVLLQKHANEKFPVAYASRKLKDSEKDYAVIEKECLAIIWAVKKFETYLYGNQFDLETDHQSLTYIHRTKVANPMVMRWALALQPYRFRLVSIKGSDNVGADLLSRL, from the exons ATGGATCCAGAAAAATATTTGAGGGTTGGTCAAGCTCTTGGGTTTAGTGGAAAAGAACTCCAAGATTATGTAGAAAAAGAACAGAAAGATGCTCAGAGAGAAGCGAGAGGTGAGAGAGCTGAATTGTTAGAATTGAAGAGACAGGAGAAAGAGATATTAGAACTACAATTGGAATTAGCAAAGGCTAAGCAGGATGGTACTTCAGACCCAGGAGGTCAGTCTAGTAGTAATCGAAGTTCGGCTAGGACCCCTAAACTCCCAGCATTTAATGATGGAAAAGATGATATTGATGCGTATTTGCATCGTTTTGAGAGATATGCGATAGGGCAAGGTTGGAAGAAAGAAGATTGGGCAATGAATTTAAGCGCCCTTTTGAGTGGGAAGGCTCTAGATGTTTATTCTCGTTTACCAGATAGGGATGCTAGTGACTTTGATGAACTTAAGGCAGCCTTACTGCAGAGATATGATTATACAGCAGAGGGATTTCGGAATAAGTTATTCACTAGTAAACCAGAAGCGGGTGAGACTGGTCACCAATATGCAGCCAGAATTGGGAAGTATTTTGATAGGTGGATAAAGTTAGCTGGAATAAAGGAGAATTTCGTAGAGTTGAGAGATCTCATAATAAAGGGACAATTTGTAGATAGTTGTAGTAAAGAACTGTCACTCTTCCTTAGGGAAAGACAACCTTCTGATTTAGAGACTACCGCTGAACTAACAGAACAATACTTAACAGCCCGTGGGGGTATGTTCACTCAGTCAGGTTCTAGACAAATCAGAAACCAGGATAGATTTGTAAAGAAACCCGAAG ATAACCAAGATCACATCACCCTACAGTGTGGTCATTCACTTCCAATTGTAAGTGCCGCATGTAATAGCAAAGTAAATATAGATAAACGAATGCCAGTAACAAAAGGTATTGTTGGAAATAAACAGGTCTCAGTACTTCGGGACAGCGGCTGCAGCAGTGCTGTGATCCGTCAAAGTTTGGTACTTCCAGAACAAATGACAGGTAAGGAAACCACATGTATTTTAATAGATGGGACTGTAAGGAAAGTTCCAGTTGCAAGAATCCATGTTGATACACCCTACTTAGTCAAAACAATTGATGTACTTTGCATGAAGAACACCTTGTATGATCTTATTCTAGGTAACGTGCAAGACATCCTCCCTCCAGATCACCCAGACCTCAATTGGACTCCAACGACACAGGCAAATGCTGTTCAAACTAGGAATCAAGTCAAGAATGAAGGTAAACCACTTCGACCACTTAAAGTTCCTAAACCCTTACAGGATGTTGTCACCCCAGAGAAACTTAAGGACGCTCAGCAGACTGACGAATCACTTCGTCGTGCTAGAGAACTAGCAGATTCCCAACAAGAGAAAACTAATAATCGAAATGCAACTTCTTCCTATTATTACAGAGATGGTATATTATTTCGCAAGTTTCATTCCCCTAATGTTGAACATGACAGTGTCTTCCACCAGGTAGTTGTGCCCAAGTCACTTCGAACTCGAGTGATGCGCCTAGCTCATGAAACCTTATTTGGAGGCCACCAAGGTGCCAAGAAGACTACTGACAAAATATTAACCAATTTCTTTTGGCCAGGAATCACCTCTGATGTCACCAGGTATTGTCAATCATGTGACGTATGCCAACGCACCCTACCGAAAGGTAAAGTAAGCAGGGTTCCTCTCGGTACCATGCCACTAATAGAAATTCCATTTCAACGTATTGCAGTTGATATTGTAGGTCCAATACAGCCCATGACAGAACGCCGGAACAGATACATCCTCACTATCGTAGACTACGCAACTCGGTATCCAGAGGCCATACCACTACCAAGTATCGAAGCTGAACGGGTAGCTGAAGCCTTAGTAAGTGTATTCACAAGAGTAGGTATTCCTAGTGAAATGCTAACTGATCAAGGCTCTCAGTTTACGTCTGAAGTAATGAACCATATCAGTAGACTTCTCTCTATCAAACAGATAACCACTTCACCATATCATCCCATTGCCAATGGATTAGTGGACCGTTTCAACGGCACACTGAAACAGATGCTGAAACGCATGTGCGCTGAACGTCCATCAGATTGGGACAGGTACGTTGAACCTTTGCTTTTTGCCATTAGAGAATCTCCACAGGAAAGCTTTGGCTTTTCTCCTTTTGAACTTCTTTACGGCAGGAAGGTTCGTGGACCAATGGCGATCTTGAAAGAACTATGGACAGGTAATGTGGACGTAGCCGAAACCAAGACAACATATGAGTATGTATTAGAATTAAGAAACAGGTTAGAAGAGACATGCCAGGAAGCTCATCGATCACTCCAGAAGTCAGCTACTCGCTACAAGAAACAGTACGACAAGAAGAGTAAGGTACGTTCCTTTGTACCAGGTGACAAAGTCCTTCTCTTACTCCCCACAGATCGAAGCAAACTACTCCTTCAGTGGAAAGGACCTTTCAACGTGATTGCCAAAATCGGTGCATCTGACTACCGGATAGATCTGAATGGCAAGACGAAGGTCTTTCATATCAACCTTCTGAAGAAGTATAACGTACGACAAGACGAGGTAAGTTCTCTTTCTCACCCACTAATGACCCTCACAGAACCAGAGATAGTTGCTACCGCCGTCATAGAATGCGAAGAGGATACAACAGAGACATCTCTTTCTAACAAAGCTTTACTCCAACCATTTCCTCTTGATTCACAGGAAACCGTAGCCGATGTGACGATCAACCAAGATCTAACCTCTACCcaaaggaaagaaattaatcAAATACTAACTGAATTTCAAGATACCCTTACAGATCTTCCAGGCCAGACTACACTAGGTCACCATGACATCAAACTGACAGAGGATGAACCACGCAGGAGCAAACCATACCCCATTCCTCACGCTCTCCGACAGACAGTCAAAGATGAAGTACAGAAAATGCTTGCACTTGGAGTAATTGAACCCTCTAACAGTCCATTTGCTTCTCCCATAGTGTTAGTTAAGAAACCGGATGGCAGTAACAGATTCTGCGTTGATTACCGCAGGCTCAATCAAATCACAGTCTTTGACGCCGAACCAATCCCTGACCAAGAAGAACTCTTCACCAAGTTATCACATGCCAGGTACTTCACCAAATTAGACCTCAGTAAGGGCTACTGGCAGGTCCCCATGTCAGAGTCAGCCAAGCACCTTACTGCGTTCCTAACACCCGATGGTTTATTTCAGTTCACCATGATGCCGTTTGGCTTAGTCAATGCCCCGGCGACTTTCAGTAGACTTATGAGGAAAGCCCTCGAGGGTCTCCATGGAACAATCAATTACATAGATGATATACTAATCTATTCCTCCACTTGGTCAGAACATGTACAGGCACTGAAAGAGCTTTTCCAGCGACTCCGTGCTGCTAACCTCACTGCCAAACCAAGTAAGTGTCATGTAGCTCAAGAACAGGTAGAATTCCTAGGACATGTCATAGGTAAAGGTGAACTAGCACCAAGACCGCAGAAGGTAACTGCAATCAACGAAATCAGTAAGCCTCAAACTAAGAAACAGTTGAGATCATTCCTAGGTACTACAAATTACTATCGTAAGTTCATTCCGAACTACTCGGCAATCGCCGCCCCCTTGACTGACAAGTTGAAAAACAGTGAACGAAATCAGGTAATATGGGGAGAGAATGAAGAGCAAGCTTTCCATACTCTCAAGTCCAAATTGAGTAATTTTCCCATATTACGACTTCCCGACCTCACAAAGAAATTTGTGTTGAGAACAGATGCATCCGACAACGGCATAGGCGCCGTTTTGTTACAAAAGCATGCTAACGAGAAATTCCCAGTCGCATATGCTAGTAGAAAGTTGAAGGATAGTGAAAAGGATTACGCCGTGATCGAAAAAGAATGTTTGGCGATCATTTGGGCCGTCAAGAAGTTTGAGACATATCTCTATGGAAACCAGTTCGATCTCGAAACCGATCACCAGTCCTTAACGTACATTCATCGTACTAAAGTAGCCAATCCAATGGTCATGCGATGGGCACTAGCTTTGCAGCCCTATCGATTTCGACTAGTGTCAATAAAAGGTAGTGATAACGTAGGGGCAGATCTCCTCAGCCGCTTGTAA